Part of the Pseudomonas baltica genome is shown below.
CAGCCATTGCCGACAGGGGAATCGCTTCGCCCATGATCCATATCCCGAAGTCCGAATACGCCCGGCGCCGCAAGGCGCTGATGGCGCAGATGGAGCCCAACAGTATCGCCATTCTGCCCGCTGCGGCGGTGGCGATCCGTAACCGTGATGTCGAGCATGTGTACCGCCAGGACAGCGATTTTCAGTACCTGAGCGGCTTCCCCGAGCCCGAGGCCGTGGTGGCCCTGATCCCCGGCCGCGAGCATGGCGAGTACGTGCTGTTCTGCCGCGAGCGTAACCCCGAGCGCGAGCTGTGGGACGGCCTGCGCGCTGGCCAGGAAGGGGCGATTCGCGATTTTGGCGCCGATGATGCGTTCCCTATCGCCGATATCGATGAAATCCTCCCGGGCCTGATCGAGGGCCGCAATCGCGTTTACAGCGCCATGGGCAGCAACGCCGAGTTCGATCGCCATCTCATGGAGTGGATCAACACCATCCGCGCCAAGGCCAAGATGGGTTCGTTGCCACCCAAGGAATTCGTCGCCCTCGACCATCTGCTGCACGACATGCGTCTGTACAAGTCGGCGGCCGAGCTCAAGGTCATGCGCGAGGCCGCGGCCATTTCCTGCCGCGCTCATATCCGTGCGATGCAGGCGTGCCGGGCGGGGCTGCATGAGTTCAGCCTCGAAGCCGAGCTGGAATACGAATTCCGCAAAGGCGGTGCGCGCATGCCGGCCTATGGCTCCATCGTCGCGGCCGGCCGTAACGCCTGCATCCTTCACTATCAGGAGAATGCAGCGGTGCTGAAGGATGGTGACCTGGTGCTGATAGACGCGGGCTGCGAGATCGATTGCTACGCCAGCGACATCACCCGCACCTTCCCGGTCAGCGGGCGGTTTTCTGTCGAGCAGCGGGCGATCTATGAACTGGTGCTCAAATCCCAGGAAGCCGCTTTTGCCGCCATCGGCCCGGACAAACACTGGAATCAGGCCCACGAGGCCACTGTGCAGGTGATCACCGCCGGCTTGGTAGAGCTGGGCCTGTTGCAGGGGACAGTGGAGGAATTGATCGCCAGCGAAGCCTATCGCGCTTTCTACATGCACCGAGCCGGTCACTGGTTGGGCCTGGATGTGCACGACGTCGGCGAATACAAGGTTGGCGGTGCCTGGCGGGTGCTGGAGGTCGGCATGACCCTGACGGTCGAGCCGGGCATTTATATTTCGCCGGACAACCTCAATGTTGCAAAAAAATGGCGAGGCATTGGCGTGCGTATTGAAGACGATGTGGTGGTCACCCGCCATGGCTGCGAGATCCTGACCAATGGCGTGCCCAAGACCGTCGACGAAATCGAGGCCCTGATGGCCGCCGCCAGAACCCAAGCCGCATGAGCCGCGTCAACATAGCGATCATCGGCGGTGGCCTGGTGGGCGCCAGCCTGGCCATGGCGTTGCAGGCTGGCGCCAAGGCGCGTGGCTGGAGCATCAGCCTGATCGAGCGTTTTGCCCCCGGTGACGCTTACCAGCCCAGCTATGACGCGCGCTCTTCGGCGTTGTCGTTCGGTACCCGGCAGATCTACGACCGCCTGGGTCTTTGGCAAGCAGTCAGTCGCCATGCGCAGCCGATCAAGCAGATTCACGTCTCCGACCGTGGCCGTTTTGGCGTGACGCGCTTGAGTGCGATCGAAGAGGGCGTGCCCGCGCTGGGCTATGTGGTGGAGAATGCCTGGCTAGGCACTTGCCTGTGGCAGGGACTCGATCCGGAGGTGGTCTCCTGGCATTGCCCGCGCGAAGTGCGCACCCTGCAGACCCTGCCCGATGGCTACCAGTTGGTGTTGGATGACGGTACTCGCCTGGAATGCGATCTGGCGGTGGTGGCGGACGGTGGCCGTTCCGATCTGCGCGAACAACTGGGCATTGGTGTGCGCACTCGGCCCTACGACCAGAGCGCGCTGATCGCCAACATCACCCCAGGCGAATCTCACAATGGCGAGGCGTTCGAGCGCTTCACCGACGAAGGCCCGATGGCCCTGCTGCCGCTGCCGGAAAACCGCTGCGCGTTGGTCTGGACCCGTCAGGGCATGGACGCGCAGCGGCTGGCCGAGTTGGACGACAGGCACTTCTTGCAGGAGCTGCAAGGGGTCTTTGGCTATCGACTGGGCGCCTTGCTCAAGGTTGGCGCGCGGCAGCTGTATCCGCTGTCGCTGATCGAATCCGAAGAGCAGGTGCGCCCGCACTTGGCGGTGCTTGGCAATGCCGCGCACAGCCTGCATCCGATTGCCGGCCAAGGCTTCAATCTTTCGCTGCGTGACGTGCAGGCGCTGGCCGAGGCGCTGTTGGCCAGCCCCGAGCTCCCGGGCGACTTCGCGACTTTGCAGGGCTATCGTGAGCGTCAGCGTCAGGATCAACAATTGACGGTCGGTTTTTCCGATCAGGTCACGCGTTTGTTTGCCACGCCGCAGCCGCTGGTGGCGGCGGGGCGCAACCTCGGGCTGCTGGGGCTCGACCTGCTGCCGCCGGCCAAGCGCTGGTTCGCGCGGCAGGCCATGGGCCTGGGTACCCGTCCGGATCCTCGCCCCTGATGCCGGTTATTCTCTCTCCCATTCGGCGACCCGTGCGGTCGCCCGTCAAACAGGCTTGACCCCATGGAAACGCGCGCGGATGTGCTGATAGTCGGAGCCGGCATGGTGGGCAGTGCCCTCGCCTTGGCCCTGCAGAACAGCGGTCTGGAGATTCTTCTGCTCGATGGCGGGCCGCTGACGGTCAAGCCGTTTGCCGTCGATGGGCCCTTTGAACCGCGGGTCAGTGCGCTGTCGGTCGCCAGTCAACGCATCCTCGAGCGTGTTGGCGCGTGGGAGGGCGTCCGGCAACGGCGCGCCAGTCCCTACACCGACATGCATGTCTGGGACGGCAGCGGCACGGGGCTGGTGCACTTCTCGGCGTCCAGCGTCCACGCCGAGCATCTGGGGCATATCGTCGAAAACCGCGTGGTTCAGGATGCCCTGCTCGAATGCCTGCATGACAGCGACATCGGCTTGCTGGCCAATGCGCGTCTTGAACAGTTGCGCCACTCCGGGGATGACTGGCTGTTGACCCTGGCCGATGGTCGCCAGTTGCGCTCGCCGCTGGTGATCGCCGCCGATGGCGCGCACTCGGCTGTGCGGCGCCTTGCCGGTTGTGAAACTCGCGAGTGGGATTATCTGCACCACGCCATCGTCACCAGCGTGCGCTGCGACAAGCCCCACGCCAATACCGCCTGGCAGCGCTTCACCGATGACGGCCCGCTGGCCTTCCTGCCGTTGCAGCGCGGTGATGAACACTGGTGTTCGATCGTCTGGTCGATCACCCCGGTGGAAGCCGAGCGGATGATGGCGTTGAACGATGATGCCTTTTGCCGCGCGCTGGAGCGGGCCTTCGAGGGTTGCCTGGGCACCGTGCTGGCGGCAGATCCGCGCCTGTGCGTACCGTTGCGCCAGCGCCACGCCAAGCGCTATGTCGACAATGGCCTGGCCTTGATCGGCGATGCCGCACACACCATTCACCCGCTGGCCGGGCAGGGCGTCAACCTGGGATTTCTCGACGCTGCGGTGCTGGCGGAAGAGCTGCTGGCCGCGGTGCAGCGGGGTGAGCGCTTGGCCGACATGCGCGTGCTGAGCCGTTATGAGCGTCGGCGCATGCCGCACAATCTGGCGCTGATGGCAGCGATGGAAGGCTTCGAGCGGTTGTTCCAGGCTGATCGGCTGCCGTTGCGCTGGTTGCGCAACACGGGCCTCAAACTGGTCGACCAGAGCGCCCAGGCCAAGGCGCTGTTCGTGCGACAGGCGCTGGGGTTGAGCGGCGACCTGCCGGCGTTGGCGCGTCCCTGAAACATCTGGTAACTGCACGGCCGAGAGTTTGATTGTGATGCTAAATGGGATTCACTACCATTTCGCCTCATTTTCAAGCTGAGGCACTTCCCATGGCGTGCAAGCGATTCCTGGCCGCGCTGGCATTGACCCTGTTCGGCAGTCACGCTGTGGCGGCGGACGAAGTGGTGGTGTATTCGTCACGCATCGACGAACTGATCAAACCGGTGTTCGACGCCTATACCGCGCAGACCGGCGTCAAGGTCAAGTTCATCACCGACAAGGAAGCCCCGCTGATGCAGCGCATCAAGGCCGAGGGCAGCAATGCCACCGCCGATCTGCTGCTCACAGTCGATGCCGGCAACCTCTGGCAAGCCGAGCAGATGGGCATTTTGCAGCCCATCGAGTCGCCGATCATCGATGCCAATATCCCCGCACAATATCGCTCGTCCGGCCACGCCTGGACGGGCTTGAGCCTGCGCGCGCGGACCATTGCATACGCAACCGCTCGGGTAAAGCCGGCGGAGCTTTCCACCTATGAAGCCCTGGCGGACAAAGAGTGGGAAGGGCGTTTGTGCCTGCGCACCGCCAAGAAGGTCTACAACCAGTCGTTGACCGCCACCTTGATTGAAACTCACGGCAGCGAGCAGACCGAGCGGATCCTCAAGGGCTGGGTCAACAACCTGTCCACCGATGTTTTTTCCGACGACATTGCCGTGCTCCAGGCCATCGCTGCCGGGCAGTGCGACGTAGGTATCGTCAACACTTACTACTACGGGCGTATGCACAAGCAGGACCCTGCATTGCCGGTCAAGCTGTTCTGGCCCAATCAGGATGATCGTGGCGTGCACGTCAACTTGTCAGGTATCGGCCTGACCCGACATGCACCGCATCCGGCAGCCGCCAAGGCGTTGGTGGAGTGGATGACTGGAGCCGATGCGCAGCGTATTTTCGCGGATACCAATCAGGAGTTTCCAGCCAATCCGAGCGTCGCGCCGTCTGCGGAGGTGGCCAGTTGGGGCGCGTTCAAAGCCGACACGCTACCGGTGGAAGTGGCAGGCAAACGCCAGGCCGAGGCGATTCGCCTGATGGATCGGGTGGGCTGGAATTGATCCTGCCGTTACCAGTAGCAAGGAGGTTTGCCCTCGAATCGGTGTGTCTGGCGCACCTCTGGGCCGGTAATTTTTTTCGGGGGCAAGCTCCCTTGCCGAAAGGATCTGCGTGTTGATGCGCTGGCATCTGCCGGTGTTCGCCGTCGCTGCGTTGGTGCTGCTGCCCCTGAGCGTGTTGCTGCTGTCGTGGCAATCAATCGATGTGCAGATCTGGGGGCATCTGTGGGACACCCAGATGCCACGGCTACTGGGTAATACGCTGGTTCTGATGTTGGGTGTCGGCATTGGTGTCACGGTGCTCGGGGTCAGTCTTGCGTGGCTGACCAG
Proteins encoded:
- the pepP gene encoding Xaa-Pro aminopeptidase, coding for MIHIPKSEYARRRKALMAQMEPNSIAILPAAAVAIRNRDVEHVYRQDSDFQYLSGFPEPEAVVALIPGREHGEYVLFCRERNPERELWDGLRAGQEGAIRDFGADDAFPIADIDEILPGLIEGRNRVYSAMGSNAEFDRHLMEWINTIRAKAKMGSLPPKEFVALDHLLHDMRLYKSAAELKVMREAAAISCRAHIRAMQACRAGLHEFSLEAELEYEFRKGGARMPAYGSIVAAGRNACILHYQENAAVLKDGDLVLIDAGCEIDCYASDITRTFPVSGRFSVEQRAIYELVLKSQEAAFAAIGPDKHWNQAHEATVQVITAGLVELGLLQGTVEELIASEAYRAFYMHRAGHWLGLDVHDVGEYKVGGAWRVLEVGMTLTVEPGIYISPDNLNVAKKWRGIGVRIEDDVVVTRHGCEILTNGVPKTVDEIEALMAAARTQAA
- the ubiH gene encoding 2-octaprenyl-6-methoxyphenyl hydroxylase; the encoded protein is MSRVNIAIIGGGLVGASLAMALQAGAKARGWSISLIERFAPGDAYQPSYDARSSALSFGTRQIYDRLGLWQAVSRHAQPIKQIHVSDRGRFGVTRLSAIEEGVPALGYVVENAWLGTCLWQGLDPEVVSWHCPREVRTLQTLPDGYQLVLDDGTRLECDLAVVADGGRSDLREQLGIGVRTRPYDQSALIANITPGESHNGEAFERFTDEGPMALLPLPENRCALVWTRQGMDAQRLAELDDRHFLQELQGVFGYRLGALLKVGARQLYPLSLIESEEQVRPHLAVLGNAAHSLHPIAGQGFNLSLRDVQALAEALLASPELPGDFATLQGYRERQRQDQQLTVGFSDQVTRLFATPQPLVAAGRNLGLLGLDLLPPAKRWFARQAMGLGTRPDPRP
- a CDS encoding 2-octaprenyl-3-methyl-6-methoxy-1,4-benzoquinol hydroxylase translates to METRADVLIVGAGMVGSALALALQNSGLEILLLDGGPLTVKPFAVDGPFEPRVSALSVASQRILERVGAWEGVRQRRASPYTDMHVWDGSGTGLVHFSASSVHAEHLGHIVENRVVQDALLECLHDSDIGLLANARLEQLRHSGDDWLLTLADGRQLRSPLVIAADGAHSAVRRLAGCETREWDYLHHAIVTSVRCDKPHANTAWQRFTDDGPLAFLPLQRGDEHWCSIVWSITPVEAERMMALNDDAFCRALERAFEGCLGTVLAADPRLCVPLRQRHAKRYVDNGLALIGDAAHTIHPLAGQGVNLGFLDAAVLAEELLAAVQRGERLADMRVLSRYERRRMPHNLALMAAMEGFERLFQADRLPLRWLRNTGLKLVDQSAQAKALFVRQALGLSGDLPALARP
- a CDS encoding extracellular solute-binding protein: MACKRFLAALALTLFGSHAVAADEVVVYSSRIDELIKPVFDAYTAQTGVKVKFITDKEAPLMQRIKAEGSNATADLLLTVDAGNLWQAEQMGILQPIESPIIDANIPAQYRSSGHAWTGLSLRARTIAYATARVKPAELSTYEALADKEWEGRLCLRTAKKVYNQSLTATLIETHGSEQTERILKGWVNNLSTDVFSDDIAVLQAIAAGQCDVGIVNTYYYGRMHKQDPALPVKLFWPNQDDRGVHVNLSGIGLTRHAPHPAAAKALVEWMTGADAQRIFADTNQEFPANPSVAPSAEVASWGAFKADTLPVEVAGKRQAEAIRLMDRVGWN